CGTTATCGGGTGCGCAACCCTCGCGCTGATCGAACAGTAAGGCAGACAGCCGCCGCCCAACCGGCATCCGGTATTCCCTCACTTCGAGGACGGACGACATTGCCCGACAGACTAACCTTAGAGACCTCCTGAAATTGGCGAATCTGACCGATTCGACGCTACGTGCCCGGCCGGCAGCCACCAAACGGCCTCGTGGGGCGCAGACATTCCCTGCAGCAAAAGCGATAAGCGAGCGGCGCGCGGGACGATCGTGCTCCCTGAATCGGGCGGCCAGTTTGAATACCAGGTGCTCCCGTCATGAAGCTGCAGTTCCAGAAAACGAACCCGACGGGCGACAATGTTGGTAGCGGCGCGGATCGAACCGGACAGCGGAGTCAGCACACGTATTAGATCACGATTGTCTTCGTCGGAACCCTTAAGCGCATAGTGGACACGGTACGGGTTTCCCCATAGCCACTCCTCGGCACGCCCCTCTGAAAACACCGCGCAAAACGACACCGAAAACGGCGTGGAGGAAAGTGCCAGCGCACAGGAGAGATCCCCTGCCGGTACGAACATCGCGGTGAGGTCGGCTTCGATCCTCGATGCGGCCGTGGCCGATAACCGAGCAGTGCCCGTCCGCTCAAGAAGGGTAGCCACAGCCCGCGATGAGACACTCAACGCAATCCACACGATCCCGGCAACGAGTGCGGCAATCGACAGGGCAACCAATAGCTCAACCAGGGTGAAACCGGATGAGCGATCGCCGGACATTCGGGGGCGCAGACCCGCTAATTCGAAAACAGCTTGACGAGCAGGTAAAGGTTGACCCCGAGGGCGATAGCAGCCAGCCCGATGATGACCGGCATCCAGACGTTCAGATTCTCACGCCGCCGCGCGCCGAAGGGCGAAATGTTGTCGAACGACTCGGGCATCGCCGCGGTACCCTGGCTTTCCAGGACCTCCGTCTGAACGGCAGCCTGAGCATCCTCGAAACTCATGGTTTCCGAGTTGAAGAGAAATTCCACGGAGCCAATCTGGATGAGGTCTTTCGGACGCAGGACCGCTTCCTTAATTTCGCGCGAATTGACCCGGGTGCCGTTCGTCGATCCGAGATCGCGCAAGACGTAGGCGTCGCCTTCCCGTTTGATCACGGCGTGATGTCCGGAAACCGTGGCGTTGCTGATGGCGATGAGGTTATCCGAGGCGCGGCCGATGGTGACCTCCTCTTCGCCGATCGGAAAAGATTTGCCCTTCAGGTCGCCAGACATGCCGATGAGTACTGCCATGCGAGTCCTCCGACGTTGTCGCGATAATCGCATGTGGAGGATGGAGTGTCAACGCGTGCGCGCTTCGAGCGTGGAAGCCGTTCCGCCGGCCGGTGTCTCGGATCACGCGGGTTCGCCTGGATTCCATCATGGCATCGGCCGCATATCCCCGATACACTTCCGACTCACATATTCATGAGGGTTTGCGTCGATATCCAATCGGCCGTTGGCGCCCGCGCCGGCGTGGGCCGCTACACGATGTTCCTGGTTCAGCATTTGGGGCTCGAGCGCGGCCCGAATGAGGTCGCGGCATTCCATTTCGATTTCAGGCGACGCGGTCCGCCTTTTGCCGCCGAGGGCGTACAGATGCGTCGGGCCGTCGGCATTCCGGGACGCCTCCCGCAGTTTGCCTGGAAAACCACTGGATGGCCGCCATTCGATTGGTTCGCGGGATCCGCGGATGTGTACCATTTTCCCAACTTTATCATCCCTCCCCTGTCTCGCGGCGCGGGAGTGGTCACCATTCACGACCTGGCCTTTTTGCGCCATCCGGAAACGATCGAATCCAAGAACCTCGCCTATCTGCGCCGACACATTCGGGAAACCGTCCGCCGCGCCGATGCGATCATCGCCGTTTCAGAGTTCACCGCTCGGGAAATTGTCGAGCTGCTCGGCGCTTCGCCCGATGTCGTGCATCCGATCCACTCAGGGTTGGACCCTGCAATGCGGCCGGCGCCGCCGGAAGCCATTCGATCGCTGTGCGCGCGGCTCAACCTGGACCGTCCCTATCTGCTGTCCGTCGGAACACTCGAGCCGCGCAAAAACTTCACCTTCCTCGTCGAGATCTTCGAGCGGCTGACCTCGTTCGACGGCGTGCTCGCGATCGCCGGTCGCCGCGGTTGGAAATTCGAGCCGATTCTTTCGCGAATTAACCAATCGATCCGCCGCGATCGCATCCGCCTCCTCGAGACTCTGCACGAATCAGACCTGCCGGCGCTCTATTCAGGGGCTGAATTGTTCATCCTGCCTTCCCTTTACGAAGGGTTCGGGTTCCCACCACTGGAAGCCATGGCATGCCACACGCCTGCCGTGGTCTCAACGGGCGGCGCTCTCGCGGAAGTCTGCGCGGACGGCGCGCTGGTGATTGACGGGTACGACCCCAACGAATGGGCCTTTCGCATAGCTCGGCTGCTCGATTCCACAACGGAGCGAGAGGAACTCCGGCGCCGGGGAATCGCGCGTGCGGCTCAATTTTCCTGGCGCGAGACCGCACGGCGCACCTGGGCGGCCTATGAGGCATCACTCGCTCGGCACGAAAGCAATGCGCCGCCGAAGTCGAAGCGAACCACGTCCTCTGAACAGCTCTCTTTCAAACCGTGAAGATCTGCATCGACGCACGCTGGATTTTTAGGGAACTCTCCGGCATCGGGCTCTACACACAGGAACTCATCCGCGCCCTCGCGCGCATCGATACCGAGAACGACTATATCCTTCTTTTCCAATCGGCAGAGTTGGAGGATCGCGTACGGGCCGACACGCGCTTCCACGAATCACCGCGCTTCCGCTCGATTCGGGTGCCGTACGGCGTCTTTGACCTGCGAAGTCAGATCGCGCTCCCTGGCCTTCTCGCCAGGCTTCATATCGACGTGTTTCACTCCACCAATTACATGATGCCCCTGTTCCGCCTCGGGCGGTTTCAGCGCGTGGTCACGATCCACGACCTGATCCCCCTGCTGTTCCCTGACCATGCCCCCAAGTCCCGAAAAACACGACTCTTCCCTCTCTACAGGCGACTGATGCTCGAAGTCGGCCGGCGTGCCGAGATAATTCTCGCCCCCAGCGCGTCGACGCGCAGGGATATTCTCAGAGAGCTGCAAATCCCGCAGGATCGGGCCTACCGGGTGGTGGTCACTCCGGAGGGCGTCACTCCGGACTTTCGCCCCGGCCCGCGCCCCACCGATCGCAAAGAAAAGGTGATCCTGTATGTCGGCCGGCTGGATCCCTACAAAAACGTGCCGCGCCTCGTCGAGGCGCTCGCCGGCGTGCGCGCGAACGGCGTGCCCGCTCGACTGCGGTTGGTGGGTCCGCCAGATCCACGTTACCCTGAGGCGCGAGACCGCGCACGGGAGCTTCACGTGGAACCCTTTGTGGACTGGGTCGGGTACGTATCGCACGACCAACTGATTCGCGAATACCAGACGGCTGATGTCTTCTGTTTGCCGTCCCGCTATGAAGGATTTGGCCTGACAGTGCTCGAGGCGATGGCCTGCGGGACGCCGTGCGTGTGCAGCAATATCGGGTCGCTCCCCGAAGTGGCCGGCGACGCCGCGCGCACGGTCGATCCCGCGATTCTTCCCCAACTGGTGAGCGCTCTCACCGAAATTCTCAGCGATCCGGCTCTCTGGCATGAGCTTTCGCGCCGCGGGCTTCAGCGTGCAGCGCAGTTCACGTGGGAACGAACCGCGCGACTGACCCTTGACGCCTACCGGCGCGCCGCCGAATCCGCATCAGGAACAAATTAGTCACGCCGCAATCGGTTCAGCGAACAACCTCAAGGCCCTCGCCATTCCTAGCGGGCGGCTCCGAAAGTCAACCGTAGACTTGACGCAGCTCTAAATTCATTTCGGGTCGGCAATTCCAGCTCCGGCCCGCCGAACCTAATCTCGCCCCAAGCCGCGCCGGATTCGATCCCGATACCAAAATGCGCTATCTTTCGGAATCCGCTGAAGCGTCGACCAATCTACCCAGACAATTCCGAACCGCTGTCGATATCCGCATTGCCACTCAAAATTATCCAGAAGCGACCAGACGAAGTAACCGTCCAACGGCGCGCCGTCGCGCTTTGCACGCTCACAAGCGTCGATATGGCTCGCCAGATAATCGATGCGGCGCTGGTCCTTTACGCGGCGGTTTTCGTCCGGCCCGTCTCCGTAGCTGGCGCCGTTTTCTGTCACAAGCATCGATGTGGGGGCATAGTCGCGAGTGATTCGCATCAAGGTCTCGTATAGGCCCTGCGGATAGACCTCCCATCCCATCTCGGTCGGCTCGCCTTCCGGGGGCAGACTCCGAATCTCGCCTGGCGCATCCCCGGCGGCCACTCGGGCGCAGGTGTAGTAATTGACTCCCAGAAAATCGATGGGGCGGCTAATTTCCTCAAAATCTCCAGCATGGACGAAGGGGAGAGGGCCGGCCGGAAGTCGACCATCTCGCCGGTATGCCGCGACGCGGTCCTCGGGATAGGCCCGCCTGAACAGCGGATCGAGATACCAACGGTTGAAATCGCCGTCGAGGGCGCGCGCGGCTTCGGCGTCCTCCGCGCGCGCAGAGGCGGGTATCACCCAGAGCTGGTTCAGCACGATCCCAACTTTTGCGCCGGGGACGTTCGCGCGTAGAATCGGCACAGCCCGTCCATGCGACAGCAACAGATGGTGCGCTGCCGCGAGCGCCGCCGCTGGATCGCGCACACCGGGCGCGTGAATTCCGTTCGAATAGCCAAGGGTCGCGATACACCAGGGCTCGTTGTGGGTTGTCCAGTATTTCACGCGGTCTCCGAGCGCTCGGCTCACCCGGTCCACATATCGGGCAAAGTCATCCACAATATGCCGGTTCCGCCACCCGCCCTCGTCCTCCAGGGCCTGGGGCAGATCCCAGTGGTAGAGCGTCACGAACGGCTGGATGCCCTGCTCTAGGAGCGCGTCGACCAGCCGATCATAAAACGCGATCCCGCGTGGCTCCTCGCGCCCGCGACCCTCAGGAAAAATTCGAGGCCATGCGATCGAAAAGCGGTATGCATTGACATCAAGCTCCGCCATCAGCGCGATGTCCTCTGCGTACCGATGATAGTGGTCGCACGCCACATCGCCCGAATCCCCCCGTTCGACGGCCCCCGGCACACGGCAAAAGCGGTCCCAGATCGATTCCCCGCGACCGTCCTCCCGCACAGCGCCTTCGATTTGATAGGCCGACGTAGCGACCCCCCACCAGAATGTCTTGGGCGATGATTGGCTCATGCGTCGTGGCTCTCCATGCAGCCGTCAACATGTAGAGAATCTGAAATCAGCTCGCAACAGATCATTCCGATGCGTTGGCCGCGAGAAATCGATCAGCCAGAAATACGCCTCGGAGGGCGCCGTTTCACCGGCGACGATTTCAATTCCCGTGGAGGGCCCAGTTCGACCCGCGCCTTCTGGGGACAGGGTGGAACCTGTCCCTCCAGATGCGGACCCTATGTGGAGGGCGCGGTTCCACCCGCGCCGGTTGTGGAGGGCGCCGTTCCACCGCCGCCATCGTGGATTCGATTTCCGGACGCCGTGGAAGGCGTCCCTCCAACGGTCGGGTTGGAACCCGACCCGTTCTAGGTCGATGTGGGGGCCTTGGCGCGGTCAGGGATTCTCGAGCTCGACGCTGACGCGGTAGGCACGGAAGTTTGTCACCACGCCGTCGGGCAGGGAAATGTTGCCGCCGGTGCCAGCAACGGGGCCGGCAATGGATGTCCAGAGCTGAGTCCCGGTAAGTTGTTGCGCGGCCCACAGCCGATACAGACGGCCGGTCACCGAAGGTGTTACGATGAACCGTGATGCAGCATTGGTGATCGCGATGCTCCGCAGGAAATTCGTCGCGCCACCTGGCGGAACCGGTACCGTGCCGGCGATGAATTCCTCCAGATTCGAGAAACCATCGCCATCGTCATCGGCCTGGTCCCCTGTGTAAGATCCCACAGAGCCCCAGTACGCAACGATGTATGCGGTCTGCGCGGGGCTGTAGGACGATCCCGCGGGGATCGTTTGGCAATCGTTGAGAAGTCCGCGTGAATGCGGCCGATTCGTCGACCACGAGAACGCGCCGTAGTTTGTGCCACTCCCACAGAGCTGGAGCGAGTGGCCGACCGGGCCGGTGGTTGGCTGCGCGACACCAATATCCGTGGAGGTCAGTCCAGCGGCGGGCCCGTTGGTGACGGTGAAAAACCCTTCGTAACTAATAAATTGCAGCACTTGTGTGGCCCCGTAGACGAGCGCGATGCCGTCCGGGCCATTTTGGATATTCGAAATCGCAAACCATAGTGTTCCGAACCCGTTGGACTGATCCGGGATCACGCCGGAAAGATTCGTTGAGGCATAATGGCAGAAGCAGGCGCCGCCGCCGTCGTAGAGCCACAGCGAATACCCGGTAAGATTGACTCCCGCAGGTCCGGCGATTTCCACGCCCTCGTCCACATCAACACCGTTATTGTCGTAATGGAGCTCGTTGATCCACACATTGAGGGAGGGGGCCGGACCAAAGGTATCGTCATCCGTAATCGTGAGAGTGAATGTGGCGGGGGATCCAATGCCGCCGCCGACAACGTTCGTAAGCGTGAGGATCACGGTTTCATTAGTTTCGACCAGGGCGTCATTGTTGATTGTGATGACGAAAAATGCCGAGGTGGTGGTCCCGATAAGCGAGAAGTTGGTTGAATCGATTGTATAATCGTTGCCAGAACCTAGGGTGGCCGTGCCGCTCAATGCGATCGAACCGCTAAGGTTTCCTGAAGGTTGGGTCTTGAATACAGCGACCGTGTACGCGCCGCCGGCTTCTCCGATAGATGCCGAAGCAAGCGCGAAATAGACATTGGTTGCCGGCCCTCCGCCGCAGGGTACGATATTCTGGCCCACATTAAGGATCCCGCGGCTGACCGTGCCCGTGACCCAGGTAAATGCGGCATAATTTGTACCGGCGCCGGCGAGTTGAAGCGTATCGGAAATGCCATTCTGTGTGCCGACGTTTTGAGACGTTACGCCATCCGCGGGTCCACCAGACCCTGTCATGGGGCCCTCATAGCTGATGAATTGCACCAGCGTCGTCGTGCCGCCAACGACCTTGGCCAGCGCAATGCCGTCCGGAGCACCGTTTTGCAGATTCGGCGTATCGAATGCCACGGCGCCAAACCCGCAACCTTCGTCGGGAATCGTCCCCGAGCAAAAAACGTTGCTGTAGGGCATATTCCCCGATCCATTGTACAGCACTAGCAGATAGTTACTGAGATCCAGACCTGCCGGACCTGCCAGCTCAACGAATTCGTTAGAATCCGTGCCTGGCGGGTCATAGTTGAACTCGTTAATCCATGGCTCGCCCGCGGGCGGCGGGGCAAAATCGTTGTCGTTGATCGTCAATGTAAATGTCGAGGGCGTCCCAACAGTGGCGCCGGTGACGTTTGTAATCGTCAAAACGACGGTTTCGGAAGATTCGACAATGGAATCATCATTGATTGTGATCTCTATGGCAATCGAGGTTACGGCCCCGATGAGAGAAAAATTCGTTGTGCTGATGGTGTAGTCATTTCCGGATCCCAAGGTCGCCGTCCCACCGATCGAGAGGGATGCGCTGACGTTTCCGGACGGTTGGGTCTTGTAAACCAGCACGGTATACGTACCGCTTCCCTCGCTGACGACGTCTCCCGAGACACCGAACTGAACGGTGGTTGCGGACCCTCCGCCGCGCAGGCTAAGGATGAATGCCTGATTATTCGCGTTGTTCCATGTGCCGATGCTGCCGGCGGCACGGTCGCCAAGGGCATTGTTTCCATCATAATCGGCAAGAGCCTGGTTCGGAGTCATCGCCTCCGCGGATTCATTCATACCCGAATCTCCAGTAACTGTCCGGAGCTTGGGCGAGGGCGACGACGCAAAAAATGTGTTCGTTCCAGCGACCCCGGACGCGAACGTGTGGATGGCGCCGGTTGTGCCAGACCGGCCCGATCCCGCGCCCTTGATTTGGACAATTTCATGCGTCGCAATGTCGAAGGTGCCCGATTCCGCGGCAAAATAGGTTAGATTGGAGAGGCCGACATCGAGGTTGTAGTCCCCGGAGCCGACTGTCGTATCTGCAGCCGAATCGTCCTTGCGAAGAACGATGATGGTGCCAGCAGGAAGGCTGGACCACAGCGCGTTGCTCGTGAACGAATAGCCACCTCCGTTGTCGTTGCCGCCGCTTGACGAATAATCTTTCAGGATCATGCCGCGCATGTCGAGGCCGTCCTGAATGACCAGCAATTCAACGATGTCCGGCGATGCATTTCGAAATTCGTTGATCACCACAGACTGCGCCACTGCATTTACAGTCGCGATCAAGGCGAAACATCCGATGAAAATCCTCATTACAACACCTCCAATACCTTCTTACAGATGGTACAGACTTTTTATCCTTTGATTAGCCGATTGCGAAATTGCCATGAGAGATTGCTGACTCATTCGACCAGCCGCACACGCAACACGCCTGGAGCGAGGTTGGTGACAATCGTTTGCGCAACCGCTCCCGTCGCGGTCAACTCCTCATTAACATTCGTGAAGTAAAAATCTGCTGGATCGCCTGCGAATTCGGCGTGTTGCAACTGATAGACTTTGCCGGCCACGGCATCCCACTCGACGATTATCGCGTCAGAATCCTCAACCGGATTGAGGCGGACCATTTGTAGGTGAGAAGCCGGATCCAGCGGATCCGTGCCCGCACGGACTTCATCGTGGTCACTCACACGGTCTCCATCGCTGTCCGGATTGTCTTTGTCGGTTCCGTAGCTTTTCTCCCATGAGTTGTGGAGGCCGTCCCAATCGTCATCTCCCGTATCGAGCGGCCTGTCGATCTGCGTAACGTCGATGACAAACACGCCATAGTGTGACACCGGGTTGGTGAAGACTGTGCTATCGGCATAAAATGAGGATTCCTCGCGCGTTGGCCTGTTGAAGATACGGGCGAAGATACGCGCGCCGTTTGAACGATCGATCAGCAGCGCGCCCGACACTTTTCCGAGGGCGCCAGCGCCGGGATCCACGCCGGCTCCGATGTACGTGACGGCCAGTACCTCATTGCTGGGGTGTGGCGAACCATCCGTTGACGGCGGGTAGATTCCAGCGTCTGCAGTCAGAATCTCCACACGAGCTCCGGGTTCCTCCAATGTGCCAGGAAGAACGTTCCCAAATTCGTCGACCATTGAGGCCGCAGTGTCGTACGCGAGCGGAGCGTTGAGACCCCCCCAAGCGGTCGAAGCGAACAGACCGCCAAGAAATGCCACGATGCAGGTCAGCAGGAATAGGGGGCGGATCGCTAGGGAGTATCGCGGCCCAGTGGGAACAGAAAACGGGTTCGCCGACTCCATGCGCGGCATATCCCAGCAATCCGATAACATGATCATGCTCTTCATGGTGAGAAATTCTTCGTGGGCGCGCTGTAGGTGGGCGCGTTGGTCCAAATGACAACCGACGGTTTGCGCCGGACAATGATGATGGCATCGTCCGGTTCAATGATCTGGCTCATCGCGCTGGGCATGGTGTTCGGCGAGCCGCTTGTGGCGAGCCGCCATGGCGCGTTCGAATGCACGGCGAGTGTGCTCAGCCAAATGCGCATCCTCGGTTGCGTCAGAGATCCCTGGCTGAGTCCATTCGTCGGCTGATTATTGAGAATGCGGATCTCGTCCGCGAAATTCGGATGCACGCCACCCTGGAAGCCACTGAACTGTTTGACGAAATTGGAAACGGGAATCCGTTCAGCCATTTGCTGGCTCAACACGTGAAACTCCGGCGCGTTGGTGTTTGACACGGCGGGGATGGTGCGCACGAGCGCCTGCGTGGCCAAGCGACCTACCAGCACGAGGTTCGTCGGCAAAGCATTGGTCGGCAGCTCAATGAGGAAACCCTGGCCGAGCGGAACCCGCTTGTTGTTGGCGTTGCCCGTTCCGCCGAGCTGATAGATCCAACCAGCACTGCTGGAGAGCCAAACGATGCAGGTTGGCGCAGAACCTTGATGATTGATTGCGTTGGAGTGCGCGAACCAGGATATCCGGGTCGACGATGCGAAGGTCGTCCCGGCGGGCAGCGTATTGGTGCCGAAGACATAGGCGACCGTGCTTTCCATTTCATTCGTGGTAGCCGGATCTGGGAAGCTGAACAGCGAGTACCAATTTTCGCCCGGATTCATCCGCAAAGCCTTGGCCACATAAATCTCTGCGCTTCCAACCCGAGGATTCTGGTTGGTCTTCCAACGATCCTGTCGGGCGACGCGATAGAAGCGATACGTGGTTCCGGTCAGCAGCCCGGGCGCCACGCGGTTGGTGCCTCCGAAATCGGACAATCGAGGGCGATTGGTATATTGAAGGAACTGCCACTGGCTGGTCAGGGTGTTGCGGAAGCCGTGCGGCGAATCGATAAAAATGACGTCGTAGTCGCGTAACACTGACTCATTGGTAGGACCGGTCCACTTCAAATCCAGGCCCAGATTCGCGCGGGTCAAGCCCTGAGTGACGATGAACCGGTCCGTGTTCCCAATCACGCTGGTGGCCAAGCCGATGTTCCCAGCGAGATCACGACCCTGAATTTCGATGCGATAATACGTGTCGAATTGCAGATTGGAGAGGACGAGATTGGTAAATGCCCAGTTTCCGAGGGCGTTCGAATAGCCGGCGGAAGTCCGGGTCAGAGTGATTGTTAGGGCATTTGGCGCTGGCGTTCCATTCGTATCGAGGACCTCGTAATACCGCACTATGTAGGAATCCCATGGGGACAGGGCGGAGCTATCACTCGAGCGCCATCCCGCTGCCTGAGCTTCATTGGTGCCGCCCGGCCGCCATTCCACCTTGATCTCGGAGCTTTCATCGATGCTTGGATCAAAGAGATATCCGGCGGCCGCGTCCGTTGCGCGCAGCTGGGTTGCGCGCGGCGGAGGGCTGGTATCGACGCGCACCACGAGCGGTTTGAGATTGCCGATGGCGCGGTCCGCAGGACGGTCATTGTCATCATCCACGGCGAAGACGAAGCCGGTAATGATGCCCTCCTGGTGCAGGATGCTGGCCGTGTGACTTGTCACCGAGGCCGAAATTCCGCTACCCGCGTTGGTGGTGGAGGGAACGGTCGTGCCCACGGCAGGCATCACAAGTCGGTATTCGTCAACCCCAGAAAAATCATCGACAGCGGCGGTCCAGCGAATCGTCAATTGATTCGTGCTTACCCACTCGGGGTTCGGCGTGATGTTGATGTCATCCATGTAGACCTGCACGCCCGTTGCCGCGCGCACCAGGCGGAGCGTGACCACGCCGTCCACATTTACATTCCAGCTCAGCATTTCGAATTCGGGATTCCGCGCGCCGACGAGGTGAGTTCCCAGATTTGTCCACGTGGAGCCATCGAGGCGTTCGAGCCAGACCGCGACGTCGTTCGTGGGTTCTTCCGGACCGAAGCGACCCGCAAAGACGGTGAAGGTTCCCGGATCTCTGACCGGGGGCAATTGCAGCCAGGTGTTCGTCGCAGCGGCGTTGGTGAGCAATCCGATTCGACGTGTTCCCGAGACTTTCGGGTTTAGCGAACCCCAAAGAACTTCTCCGCTTGCAATGTACGTGCCGTTGCTGACCGTGTTCGTCCACGAACCACTAAATGAAACCGTGTTGGTCCATCCGGTGGCCGGCTCAAAGGTTTCAAGGAAATTGGTCTCGTTGCCCGTCGTGCCCTCAGCCACTGCGCTTGCGATCACAGGTCCGCGAGCATCGTCGTCCGCGATTCGAACGAATCCTACCT
This portion of the Kiritimatiellia bacterium genome encodes:
- a CDS encoding glycosyltransferase family 4 protein, which gives rise to MRVCVDIQSAVGARAGVGRYTMFLVQHLGLERGPNEVAAFHFDFRRRGPPFAAEGVQMRRAVGIPGRLPQFAWKTTGWPPFDWFAGSADVYHFPNFIIPPLSRGAGVVTIHDLAFLRHPETIESKNLAYLRRHIRETVRRADAIIAVSEFTAREIVELLGASPDVVHPIHSGLDPAMRPAPPEAIRSLCARLNLDRPYLLSVGTLEPRKNFTFLVEIFERLTSFDGVLAIAGRRGWKFEPILSRINQSIRRDRIRLLETLHESDLPALYSGAELFILPSLYEGFGFPPLEAMACHTPAVVSTGGALAEVCADGALVIDGYDPNEWAFRIARLLDSTTEREELRRRGIARAAQFSWRETARRTWAAYEASLARHESNAPPKSKRTTSSEQLSFKP
- a CDS encoding prepilin-type N-terminal cleavage/methylation domain-containing protein, which gives rise to MSGDRSSGFTLVELLVALSIAALVAGIVWIALSVSSRAVATLLERTGTARLSATAASRIEADLTAMFVPAGDLSCALALSSTPFSVSFCAVFSEGRAEEWLWGNPYRVHYALKGSDEDNRDLIRVLTPLSGSIRAATNIVARRVRFLELQLHDGSTWYSNWPPDSGSTIVPRAARLSLLLQGMSAPHEAVWWLPAGHVASNRSDSPISGGL
- a CDS encoding glycosyltransferase family 4 protein, whose protein sequence is MKICIDARWIFRELSGIGLYTQELIRALARIDTENDYILLFQSAELEDRVRADTRFHESPRFRSIRVPYGVFDLRSQIALPGLLARLHIDVFHSTNYMMPLFRLGRFQRVVTIHDLIPLLFPDHAPKSRKTRLFPLYRRLMLEVGRRAEIILAPSASTRRDILRELQIPQDRAYRVVVTPEGVTPDFRPGPRPTDRKEKVILYVGRLDPYKNVPRLVEALAGVRANGVPARLRLVGPPDPRYPEARDRARELHVEPFVDWVGYVSHDQLIREYQTADVFCLPSRYEGFGLTVLEAMACGTPCVCSNIGSLPEVAGDAARTVDPAILPQLVSALTEILSDPALWHELSRRGLQRAAQFTWERTARLTLDAYRRAAESASGTN
- a CDS encoding FHA domain-containing protein, with amino-acid sequence MAVLIGMSGDLKGKSFPIGEEEVTIGRASDNLIAISNATVSGHHAVIKREGDAYVLRDLGSTNGTRVNSREIKEAVLRPKDLIQIGSVEFLFNSETMSFEDAQAAVQTEVLESQGTAAMPESFDNISPFGARRRENLNVWMPVIIGLAAIALGVNLYLLVKLFSN
- a CDS encoding thrombospondin type 3 repeat-containing protein, encoding MKSMIMLSDCWDMPRMESANPFSVPTGPRYSLAIRPLFLLTCIVAFLGGLFASTAWGGLNAPLAYDTAASMVDEFGNVLPGTLEEPGARVEILTADAGIYPPSTDGSPHPSNEVLAVTYIGAGVDPGAGALGKVSGALLIDRSNGARIFARIFNRPTREESSFYADSTVFTNPVSHYGVFVIDVTQIDRPLDTGDDDWDGLHNSWEKSYGTDKDNPDSDGDRVSDHDEVRAGTDPLDPASHLQMVRLNPVEDSDAIIVEWDAVAGKVYQLQHAEFAGDPADFYFTNVNEELTATGAVAQTIVTNLAPGVLRVRLVE
- a CDS encoding GH1 family beta-glucosidase — encoded protein: MSQSSPKTFWWGVATSAYQIEGAVREDGRGESIWDRFCRVPGAVERGDSGDVACDHYHRYAEDIALMAELDVNAYRFSIAWPRIFPEGRGREEPRGIAFYDRLVDALLEQGIQPFVTLYHWDLPQALEDEGGWRNRHIVDDFARYVDRVSRALGDRVKYWTTHNEPWCIATLGYSNGIHAPGVRDPAAALAAAHHLLLSHGRAVPILRANVPGAKVGIVLNQLWVIPASARAEDAEAARALDGDFNRWYLDPLFRRAYPEDRVAAYRRDGRLPAGPLPFVHAGDFEEISRPIDFLGVNYYTCARVAAGDAPGEIRSLPPEGEPTEMGWEVYPQGLYETLMRITRDYAPTSMLVTENGASYGDGPDENRRVKDQRRIDYLASHIDACERAKRDGAPLDGYFVWSLLDNFEWQCGYRQRFGIVWVDWSTLQRIPKDSAFWYRDRIRRGLGRD